A section of the Sphaerobacter thermophilus DSM 20745 genome encodes:
- a CDS encoding undecaprenyl-phosphate glucose phosphotransferase — protein MAALTGRDVTAELRTSTGVQQRASARREPRWLTQTLRAGTDAALVLLAFALAYWLRYRLELGGDVLPGFSQPFDFFLGKALLLVVISVIIFHLRGLYRLPRWTSFLDEAQTVVSGSTTAMAIVILYSFLQRFYPSRLIFIYAWLLMIALLLTKRLAVRFGRQLLWRRGIGVDRVLVVGAGRAGQRLLQYIYNQPQLGYRVAGLADDVPLDDDWGIATERRVERPEYLGRLADIGEIVDRHEIDEVMIALPPTEHNAVAHVIATCRERGIPFMFVPDLFEMALDRVRINEVAGLALIEVKDARISGWNYAVKRAMDVVIATTVLTLAAPLMLLIAIAIKLDSPGPILFGQERVGKNGRRFTLYKFRSMCKDAEEKKAELLAAASPKDGLLFKLKDDPRVTRVGRILRRTSLDELPQFFNVLVGEMSVVGPRPQVPSEVAAYEDWHYQRLMVTPGLTGLWQVNGRSNLTFDEMVKLDLYYAEHWSPWLDIKLILRTIPAVLLGRGAY, from the coding sequence ATGGCAGCGCTAACGGGAAGAGATGTGACGGCCGAGCTTCGTACCAGCACCGGTGTGCAGCAGCGCGCCAGCGCACGGCGCGAGCCACGCTGGCTCACCCAAACGCTCCGCGCCGGAACCGACGCCGCGCTCGTTCTCCTCGCGTTCGCGCTCGCGTACTGGCTGCGCTACCGTCTCGAACTTGGCGGCGATGTCCTGCCGGGATTCTCGCAACCCTTCGACTTCTTCCTCGGCAAGGCCCTGCTCCTGGTCGTCATCTCGGTAATCATCTTCCACCTGCGGGGCCTCTACCGCTTACCGCGCTGGACCAGTTTCCTCGACGAGGCTCAGACCGTCGTCAGCGGGTCCACGACCGCGATGGCCATCGTCATCCTGTACAGCTTCCTGCAGCGCTTCTATCCATCCCGTTTGATCTTCATCTACGCCTGGCTGCTCATGATCGCGCTGCTACTGACCAAGCGCCTGGCGGTGCGCTTCGGCCGGCAACTGCTCTGGCGCCGCGGGATCGGAGTCGACCGGGTGCTGGTGGTCGGCGCCGGGCGTGCGGGCCAGCGGCTGCTCCAGTACATCTACAACCAGCCGCAACTGGGTTACCGCGTCGCGGGGCTGGCGGATGACGTGCCGCTCGACGACGACTGGGGCATCGCGACCGAGCGCCGCGTCGAACGACCCGAGTACCTTGGGCGGCTTGCCGATATCGGCGAGATCGTCGATCGCCACGAGATCGACGAGGTGATGATCGCCCTCCCGCCGACGGAACACAATGCAGTGGCGCACGTGATCGCGACGTGTCGCGAGCGGGGAATCCCGTTCATGTTCGTCCCCGACCTCTTTGAGATGGCGCTCGACCGCGTGCGCATCAACGAGGTCGCGGGCCTGGCCCTGATCGAGGTCAAGGACGCGCGCATCAGCGGCTGGAACTACGCGGTCAAGCGCGCCATGGACGTGGTGATCGCCACCACCGTGCTGACACTGGCCGCGCCGCTCATGCTCCTGATCGCCATTGCGATCAAGCTGGACTCTCCCGGCCCGATCCTTTTCGGGCAGGAGCGGGTCGGGAAGAACGGCCGCCGCTTCACTCTCTATAAGTTCCGCTCGATGTGCAAGGACGCGGAGGAGAAGAAGGCGGAGCTACTGGCAGCCGCATCGCCCAAGGACGGCCTGCTCTTCAAGCTGAAGGACGACCCGCGGGTGACGCGGGTGGGACGCATCCTGCGCCGCACCTCACTGGACGAGCTGCCTCAGTTCTTCAACGTCCTGGTTGGGGAGATGAGCGTGGTCGGGCCGCGGCCGCAAGTTCCGTCCGAGGTCGCCGCCTATGAGGACTGGCACTACCAGCGCCTCATGGTCACCCCGGGCCTGACCGGGCTGTGGCAGGTCAACGGCCGCAGCAACCTCACCTTCGACGAGATGGTGAAGCTGGATCTCTACTACGCCGAGCACTGGTCGCCCTGGCTCGACATCAAGCTGATCCTCCGCACCATCCCCGCCGTCCTCCTCGGCCGCGGGGCGTACTAG
- a CDS encoding NUDIX domain-containing protein, whose translation MERLWTPWRMRYVGGEAREPGCIFCLRPAGDDDVESLILHRGTTAFVIMNLYPYNTGHVMVVPYQHAATLADLPPETVTEVFGLLPWVTAAQQRTLRCEGFNIGLNIGSVAGAGVADHLHVHVVPRWEGDANFMPIVANTMVLPELIPVTYAKLRAELVVSGLGREADDRALPQAGAVVLVPEERKVAIRRARDGSLVLPKGHIEPGEAAWQAAVREVGEEMGLRAQVAGWAGSSRFTVDGEEKLVAYLTVTAEPGPDWDAHLGVDTLLLDPEEAVAALTHDAARDILRAALDRAGSLLGAGA comes from the coding sequence ATGGAACGCCTCTGGACACCGTGGCGGATGCGGTACGTCGGCGGCGAAGCGCGCGAGCCAGGGTGCATCTTCTGCCTGCGCCCGGCCGGCGACGACGACGTCGAGTCGTTGATCCTGCACCGCGGTACCACCGCCTTCGTGATAATGAATCTGTACCCGTACAACACCGGCCACGTGATGGTCGTACCGTACCAGCACGCAGCGACGCTTGCCGACCTGCCACCCGAGACGGTCACTGAAGTCTTCGGACTGCTTCCCTGGGTCACCGCGGCCCAGCAGCGCACACTCCGGTGCGAGGGGTTCAACATCGGCCTCAACATCGGCAGCGTTGCCGGGGCCGGTGTCGCCGACCACCTGCACGTGCACGTCGTGCCAAGGTGGGAAGGCGACGCGAATTTCATGCCAATCGTTGCCAACACCATGGTCTTGCCCGAGCTCATTCCGGTCACCTACGCCAAGCTTCGTGCCGAACTGGTCGTCTCCGGGCTCGGTCGCGAGGCGGATGACCGCGCCCTGCCGCAGGCCGGCGCGGTCGTGCTGGTGCCGGAGGAGCGCAAGGTGGCCATACGCCGGGCAAGGGATGGCTCGCTGGTCCTGCCCAAGGGGCACATCGAGCCGGGCGAGGCTGCCTGGCAGGCGGCCGTGCGCGAGGTCGGGGAGGAGATGGGGCTGCGGGCGCAGGTGGCCGGTTGGGCCGGGTCGTCCCGCTTCACCGTGGATGGCGAGGAGAAGCTCGTCGCCTACCTGACCGTCACCGCGGAGCCCGGCCCCGACTGGGACGCGCACCTCGGTGTCGACACACTGCTGCTCGACCCGGAGGAGGCGGTAGCGGCCCTGACGCACGACGCCGCTCGCGACATCCTCCGGGCGGCGTTGGACCGGGCGGGTTCGCTCCTCGGAGCCGGGGCATGA
- a CDS encoding GDSL-type esterase/lipase family protein — protein MRRTRSALMVALLIATALAPLAARSTPRVAAQPALPEQVYLALGDSIAAGLVTSLPRVRGYPWLVRDLMEKHFTSEGAPAVTLINRAVPGETTTSFLAGDQLREARADIEAARARGAEVRAVTVTLGGNDILRLAGSDEAERQAGLVQFRSTFPAALAAIREALGEMPADIVVTTYYDLSEGNPAEEGSDAWWVAQFNEVIRQSAAAEGARVADVEPVFRGNIREWTWYPSDIHANNAGHAEIARLVWQALGYDQEPPTVTIERPAAGPLGRRTPTVRVRADDAVGVTRVELLVDGTYVQDLRYIPSQGAYLGVWDARDWSDASATLTVRATDLAGNQASAEVEVALPGS, from the coding sequence ATGAGGCGGACGCGATCCGCCCTGATGGTCGCGCTGCTCATCGCCACTGCCCTGGCGCCTCTGGCGGCGCGATCGACGCCCCGGGTGGCGGCGCAACCGGCCCTCCCCGAGCAGGTCTACCTGGCGCTGGGGGACTCGATCGCCGCCGGGTTGGTCACGAGCCTCCCACGGGTACGCGGCTACCCGTGGCTGGTGCGTGACCTGATGGAGAAACATTTCACGAGCGAGGGCGCGCCCGCGGTGACACTCATCAACCGGGCAGTGCCCGGCGAGACGACGACCTCGTTCCTCGCGGGGGACCAGCTCCGCGAGGCGCGGGCCGACATCGAGGCGGCTCGCGCGCGGGGCGCGGAGGTCCGGGCGGTGACCGTCACGCTCGGCGGCAACGACATCCTGCGGCTGGCTGGTAGCGACGAGGCAGAGCGCCAGGCCGGGTTGGTCCAGTTCCGTTCCACGTTTCCCGCGGCGCTGGCCGCGATCCGGGAGGCGCTGGGTGAAATGCCGGCCGACATCGTGGTGACGACGTACTACGACCTGAGCGAGGGGAATCCCGCCGAGGAGGGGAGCGACGCCTGGTGGGTGGCCCAGTTCAACGAGGTCATCCGCCAAAGCGCGGCTGCGGAGGGAGCGCGGGTGGCGGACGTCGAGCCGGTCTTCCGAGGGAACATCCGTGAATGGACCTGGTATCCGTCGGACATCCATGCGAACAATGCCGGGCACGCCGAGATCGCGCGCCTCGTCTGGCAGGCGCTGGGTTACGACCAGGAACCACCGACCGTCACCATCGAGCGACCGGCTGCCGGACCGCTCGGGCGCCGGACGCCGACGGTCCGCGTTCGCGCTGACGATGCGGTGGGGGTCACCCGGGTGGAACTGCTCGTGGACGGTACGTATGTTCAGGACCTGCGCTACATCCCGTCCCAGGGTGCCTACCTGGGCGTGTGGGATGCGCGCGATTGGTCTGACGCCTCCGCCACGCTGACCGTACGCGCCACCGATCTCGCGGGGAATCAGGCGAGCGCGGAGGTCGAGGTCGCGTTGCCGGGAAGCTAG
- a CDS encoding DUF4388 domain-containing protein, which translates to MFTPYQARPADDMELDLQGRLGVFTLSDLFQMLSFTQKTGILTLIQGWNTRTITFEDGRVSYVAAGSRLPTMTELLARLGKLTREHVVALRQRGLYSEEAIVKHLRETNAITNDDIRACEEQLLEISIYTLFLWRNCYFTFKAGEVVREGGVPVAIDSMRLIIEGTRRVDEWIQLSPVVPSVYMIFRRRAQQPEAAPPEELQGVFRLVDGHRDVVTIAREAGLTQFETARALYLLATQGYIEAIPPNKAKVIELFNLAVESIYLKLVLFDHARVALEFENQLNRFAVENRLKVRMAAGKVIISDQNTPISPTELVDLYKLFIAIQNNKFSKMFDPVVAQGLMEGLYRHTDAEFQQMMRMYEFIEIEGLLLRDMMAGAPA; encoded by the coding sequence ATGTTCACGCCGTATCAGGCTCGGCCGGCCGATGACATGGAGCTGGACCTCCAGGGTCGGCTCGGCGTGTTCACGCTCTCAGACCTTTTCCAGATGCTCAGCTTCACTCAGAAGACGGGCATTCTCACGCTGATTCAGGGGTGGAACACTCGGACCATCACTTTCGAGGACGGCCGGGTCAGCTACGTCGCTGCCGGGAGCCGGCTCCCGACCATGACCGAGCTGCTGGCGCGGCTCGGTAAGCTGACGCGGGAGCACGTCGTCGCGCTGCGCCAGCGGGGGCTGTACAGCGAAGAGGCCATCGTCAAGCACCTGCGGGAGACCAACGCGATCACCAACGACGACATCCGCGCCTGCGAGGAGCAACTGCTCGAGATCTCGATCTATACCCTGTTCCTCTGGCGTAACTGCTACTTTACCTTCAAGGCGGGCGAGGTCGTGCGCGAGGGCGGCGTCCCGGTCGCCATCGACAGCATGCGCCTGATCATCGAGGGGACGAGGCGCGTCGATGAGTGGATCCAGCTCTCGCCGGTGGTGCCGTCGGTCTACATGATCTTCCGCCGTCGCGCACAGCAGCCGGAGGCCGCGCCCCCGGAGGAACTCCAAGGGGTATTCCGGCTCGTGGATGGCCACCGCGACGTCGTGACCATTGCCCGGGAGGCGGGCCTGACGCAGTTTGAGACCGCCCGCGCCCTCTACCTGCTCGCGACGCAGGGCTACATCGAGGCCATCCCCCCGAACAAGGCCAAGGTGATCGAGCTGTTCAACCTGGCGGTCGAGTCGATCTACCTGAAGCTGGTCTTGTTCGACCACGCGCGCGTCGCCCTGGAGTTTGAGAACCAGCTCAATCGCTTCGCGGTCGAGAACCGGTTGAAGGTGCGCATGGCGGCCGGGAAGGTCATCATCAGCGACCAGAACACGCCGATCTCCCCGACCGAGCTGGTGGACCTCTACAAGCTCTTCATCGCCATCCAGAACAACAAGTTCTCGAAGATGTTCGACCCGGTGGTGGCGCAGGGTCTCATGGAGGGCTTGTACCGCCACACCGACGCCGAGTTCCAGCAGATGATGCGCATGTATGAGTTCATCGAGATCGAGGGTCTGCTCCTGCGCGACATGATGGCGGGCGCGCCCGCCTAG